The genomic region AAATACTTATTGAAAGCTAACGTTGTAACAGACACCTACCAGACGTTAGAGAgatcagagaaaataaactaagGGTTGGTTTCCTCAACAAGCAAAACAGTCTTAGGGTAGTCAGGGATGAGAAGAGGAAGGGTTAGTACATTAATAGTTATAAAGCTAAGCAAAGTCAGGACCAAAACCAAAACTCAAGGTTCTGGGTTAGAAGGGTTGAAGGTCTggtaggaagaaggaaggaagaatggagggAGATTAGTCTGGCTTTGAAGTCAGAAGCACAGGATGCAGCTCCCTAAGAAATTATGTATCGGGGGAAGGAAAGTGATGCTTGTTTCAGGTGATTATATCCTGCATTACATGATATTTCTCTTCTCCCATAGCCTGAAAACCTGCTGTACCTCACCCCTGAGGAGAATTCTAAGATCATGATCACAGACTTTGGTCTCTCCAAGATGGAGCAGAATGGTGTCATGTCCACTGCCTGTGGGACCCCAGGCTACGTGGGTGAGtctaggaagagaagggaggttGACCAGTTGGCTACATTCCACCACATGGATGTTATTCATGAAGAAGGATTGTTGTAAGGAGACAGGGTTCAATTTCAGGGGTGATCCTGGTAGTACAGTCACTTATGAGGTTTAGGGCCAGCCAATCCATCTGGAACTACCCCTCCTGCTCACAAATCCTACATCTTTAAAGACATCCTACCCCCGAGGCTTCCCACTCCTCCTGTCTATACTTTTGCTCTCACTTTTGCAGACAGACTTCCTGCCTTTATCTAGATCAGGCACAGAGAAAGGATCACAAACCCAGAGATCAGTAAATTGCTGAGAGGTTGGCCACTAGACCTCCTTCTACTTTCTTCCAGTCTGGAGAAGACCTCAGCCCCCCAACTGGTGGTATCCTGGAGGCACAGTGTTATGTTTGACTCTGAGGAACTCAAAAATGGGTCCCCAAATATACACCCAAGAAAATACCCTCGGAAACTGGCAGAAGTGGGGCCTCCTGCCTAACAGCCCTATAGGCTTCCAGGGCCCCCCAGAAGGTGAGAGCAGGCAGGGTACCAGGAGAGAGCATTCATGGGATCTAGGAGGGAGAAAGCCAAAACTCAGAGCATCCACTACTGCCCCTTCCCTCTTAGCCACTTATCACTTGGTTGGGGCTGGGAGTAGGAAGCAGAACCCTGAATCAACAGAGGGaatcttctctctccccaaaaGAGAGGTTGGTCACTTACCAGCATGTATTGAGTCCATTGGATACAAATCCCTGGTATCTGGGATAAATGCAGACGGCAGCTCACTACTGCCCTAGAGCTCCCAATCAGAGGAAGACATAGCCCATTCCCTCACGGAGCTCTTGATCTGATGGGGTAGACTAAGCCCTGCCCTCAGAAGGTAACAGAGACTGATGGGACAGTTACTACTCAATGGAAGTCCTCAATTAATGGAACTTCTGCTTTCAGGGAGATCCCaatctagtgggagagacagacttTACCTTGCGGATTTTCCGTGTCTGAAAGAAGGCACAAGGTCCCTGTACTGGGGGTCCCCCAGCTGAGTGGGGAGATATAAGCCCTGCCTCCAGAGAGTACTCAGTCTAATGGGGAAAACATAGCCCTGGAGATCCCCAGTCTGATGGGGGAGTCATAGGCCCTGTCATGGGAACTTTCAGTCTGATAGAGGAAGATTTAGTCTGCTGggaaagacacagtccctgccctagGGGaattttcagtcttaaaaaaCAACACTATCCCAGGCGCTACCCTAGTCCTCTTCGTTAAGCTGCTTCCTGACATTTGTCCCTCACCCCTCAGCGTTTTCTCTTGCCCCTGCTCACTTTGACTCTGCCTTTGGTTTGCTGCAGCTCCGGAAGTGTTGGCCCAGAAACCCTACAGCAAGGCTGTGGATTGCTGGTCCATTGGCGTCATCACTTACATATTGTGAGTAGAAGCTGGCATTAGCTTAGTTCCTGAGGAATCTCAGAGCCTGCTcaccctttcttctctcctccccatctcAGCTCCTTGAGCAGCATCCACCTCCAAAGCACGTGCAtgtacacatgcacgcacatgcgcgcacacacacacacttacgcACACAGCTCCAAAGGCTCTTGTCCTGATCTCCACCAGGTTATAAAAACAGAGCTCAGTGTGAACCCACTGTTCAGCCACATGGCACTCCCTCTTTAAGCACCCTACCCccatttactgtatataaatgtatTGAGTCCCACTCTGTGGAATGACCAATAAAAGAGGGAGAAGCCAAGCTAAGCTTAGAAGTGGCAACGTCAGCCCAAGGCAAAATGATGGCCTGGATGAGCCCGAACCTGGTCACCGCTCCTCTCCACACGTTCTCAGGCTCTCCCTTCCAAACCTGCTCACCGCCTCTTCCCCAGCATCCCTTCTCACCTATAGCAAACTTTGCTGTTAGGAAAATAACCTGCTATTAGTCATTTAATCCTTAGTGTGGATGCATTTCTCTATTTCCTCAGCTTATGTTGAATAATGATTCTCTTCATTCAtctactcaacaaatattcattgactgTCTGCTCTGTGCCAATCAGTGGTTTAGGTACTGAAGAATGACGAACAAAGGAGCCTAAAACAATCcctcatgaaacttacattcAAGTGGACATTTCTACCatccttcttaaaaatattttatatatcatctgAGAGTCAGGGGAAGTATGTGGAGAGGTGGTGAGGGTTTGGGGGATATAGTGTTCAAAGAGGCCTTTCAGGGTGGCCTGTTCCAAGCTTTGACTCCTGCATAAACACTTGACAAAACCTGCATCATTCCTGGATCAGAGGCAGACCCATGTCCTGgtcacactgctggtggggaccTTTGTGTTGCCTGCCTGAGTATATAGTGGGAGGCTGGACAGAGGGGAGAGGTTGGCCCAGGGAGGATGGGGTCGTTCAGCAGCATGTACCTTCCTATTCCACTGCAGGCTGTGTGGGTATCCCCCCTTCTATGAAGACACTGAGTCTAAGCTTTTTGAGAAAATCAAGGAGGGCTACTATGAGTTTGAGTCTCCGTTCTGGGATGACATTTCTGAGTCAGGTAAGACCAGCCAGTGTGAAAGACAAAATAACAGGCTCAAGGCAGAGGCTGCCAAGAGACAAGAGCTTAACAAAGGATGCCAGTCCTGGCTCTTGACAGTCCCTGGGGAATCTAACAGAACAGGCTCCAAGGAAAGTGGAGAAATCTTCATCTGGGTCAAAGGCCAAGTAAGTGATTCGCATCTCAGGTTCATGCTTCTGTTTTCCTGGAGGCAGAACCGCAGTATGTCTGGTAACGGCGGAGGAGGTGGTTCAGATGAGGGGCcaggagggcagagccaggcacAAGGGAGTGTTCCAGGCAGGAGTGGCAAAACCAAGGCCAAGTTTTGCCTTTCACCTATCAAACTCAGGAGTCTGCAATGTCTGTGTGTGGGAAGGTTATCAGTGTTTGTTGTTGGGTCCATTAAGTGGGGATCAGAGCTGGGATAAGCTAGCATTCACCCGTGTGCCCGTGTGCGGTGCTGGCCCCTGACTGGTGCAAATGTGCACCCTCATGGCATCAGGCACGTTGGTGCCTCGTGCCCAGAGATGTATCTACGGTGTTGGGTGGGTGACACGGCTGCATAGAGCCTTTCTGGTGGCTTGTGGTGGGTTGTTGTTaggtggtttggtttttttctctctttcaagaCTCTTAAAATTGCCTCTTTGGAAGATGAGCTAAAGATGCTTTCAGTGCCACCCACCAGCCTGGAAGTGAATTTCCATCAGTCATGAAATCTGGTCCTTATCTGTTGTATCTTTGGTTGCTCCCCCTAGCCAAGGATTTTATTTGCCACTTGCTGGAGAAGGACCCGAATGAGCGGTACACCTGTGAGAAGGCCTTGAGGCACCCCTGGTGAGTGAGGAATGGGGGGTGGGCTCTAGACCCTCACCTGTCGGTCCGCAAACACCATGCTGACTCATTCACAGCGTGTTTCCCTGGAGTCTGCTTGCCCTAGCTGTTTACTGTGTGACATCCAAAGGGCACAGACCAGATCCAGCTAGAGAAGAAAACAGCATTTAAGTAAGTGGATTCTGACCCGATGGTGGCAGCTGGGTCATGTAGTCAAGTTCAGGAGGCAGATACAGCTAGACAGGTAACTTTGCCCTGTCCTTAAGAGCATCATTTTACTCTGGGGTCAAAGTCTGTTCCATGCAAGGTGCTTTGAGAACAATCACAAAGCAACCAATTGGTAAAGCAGGTAAATAAAGTCTTGAAACACTTCTTTTTTCATGCTACACCCCTGCTGGGAAATTTACAAGCTCCCCAATTCCCACCACAGCAAGCCTAGGTTTTCCCTAATCTGGCCTGAGCCGTTACCTCCAACGTCATTTCTCAGGATTCCCGGCGTACCTTCTGTATTCCAGAAAGGCCTAATAGCTAtatttctctccctgccctccccccacttctAAACCAAGTTCTTTCCAAGTTACACCTTGGGTCATATCATTCTCACCACATCGAATGCCCTGCATTGGATGTAGCATTCTTCAGGATCCAGAGCAGTTTTTGTCCTTCTCTAAAGCCCTGCCTCCTGCAATCCGGACAGACCTCCCATCTTTCCTTATCCATTACACAGCTCACCATGAATTACTCTAGTTCATGGCATGAAACAAGGCTTCAAACCTACACTGTAAGCCCCTAGCGATCAGGGCCACGTCTGTTACTTCTCTGGGTCCCTTAGTACCTAGAAAGTACTGTGTACGTGGCAAGTGTCTGAGGGACACTTAGAGATGGATGAATAACAGGCTGAGGGGACAAGAAAAGGGCAGCTTGTATTGGGTGGCCTTACTGAGGAAGGTTTGCAGGAGAAGGTGGGTTCTGAGCAAAGTTTTGAGCCAAGGGATGGTGACAGCCCAAAGGCCCTCTgacgtggggtgggggggatggggtcagtaaactttttttctctaaagtgccagatagtaaatattttaggctttgctggcCATATATCGTCTCCAGGGCAACTACTCAATCCGCCTGTTGCAGCTCAGAAGCAGCGTAGCCCATAGCTGAATGAATGGGCGCGTCTGTGTCCCAgcacgatcttatttacaaaagcaggcagtGAGTAGATCCGGCCCACAGGCTACAGGTCGCCCACCCAGCTCCAAAGCAAGTTTCTAAAGCATAGGCCCCCTATGACCTGCCCGGCGGAAAGAGGAGCCCTGGCTCCAGCCTTTTCCTAGCTCCGGCTGCCCTTGTCCTGAGGCAGTCCACTCAGTTTACCCTGGACCTGcatgcccaggccctgcccaaaCCCCGCTGAGTCCCTGTAACCACCGCTAGCCAGGGGTCCCCTCCACGCCCACAGGATTAACGGAAACACAGCCCTCCACCGGGACATCTACCCGTCAGTCAGCCTCCAGATCCAGAAGAACTTTGCCAAGAGCAAGTGGAGGGTGAGTTGTCCTCTCCAGGAGGCGGGCAGGCTGTCTAGGccctggaggctgggctggggcggctgggggaggggctttcCTTGGGGTCTCCCAGCAGACCCTGGAGTTCCCTGAACCCTCTCTGAAATGAGAAGTGCACACATCGGTTTCAAGAGGTCACAGGGCAAAGGGAAAGCTGAAGCCTCACGGCCCTCTGAGGATGGAGACGGCCAGAGACTGGTCTCGTATCTCCTCAGCAAGCCTTCAACGCAGCAGCCGTGGTACACCACATGAGGAAGCTGCACATGAACCTGCACAGCCCAGGTGTCCGCCCGGAGGTAGAGCACAGGCCACCCACCACTCAAGCCTCTGAAGCCTCAAGACCCAGCTCCCCTGAGATCACCATCACCGAGGCACCCGCCCCGGACCAGAGTGTGGCCCTCCCTGCCCTGACCCGGCTGCCCTGCCAGCATGGCCCCCGGCCCACTGCGCCGGGGGGCAGGTCCCTCAACTGCCTGATCCACGGCTCCCTCCACATCAGCAGCAGCCTCGTGCCCATGCAGCGGGGGGCCCTGGCCGTCGGGCCCTGTGGCTGCTGCTCCAGCTGCCTGAACGTCGGGACCAAAGGGAAGTCGTCTTTCTGCTCTGAGCCCACGCTCCTCAAAAAGGCCAACAGAAAACAGTACGTATTTTCAGCCAAAGCCCAAGGCCTAGCCCTGCTCAGCCAGGGTCTGAAAGAACTCAGGCAATGGAGCTGAAAGAAATTGACCAAAGAGCCTCTCCCATTTGGGGGCAGCTCTGTAGGATGGAAGAGCTCTGgatggcgggtgggggggggagggggtcaAGGGAAATGTCTCCAGTCCTGTCCCCACCcctcaccagctgtgtggccaCTGTCATTTCAATCCATATCTCTGTTTctagtttgctcatctgtaaaatgggttgatTGGATCATACCTGCTCAGCCTGCCCCACAGAGGTACTGTCAAAGTTTAGTGAGGCAACAGGGATTATAAATGCCTGCAGAAAGCTGGGTAGATGTGAGTGGTGGGCGTTAGCTTCCTTGAGTTTCCAGGGCCTCTGTGTTTTGGGGGGACATTGGGGGCTTGGTTATCTCATTCATCTTTTCTATAAAGGCTCGTACTCTCTGAACCTCACGAAGGGAGGGCTGAGCGGCAgccagaggcacagagaattaTCCCGGCTCTCCTGCCTCCTCAAATACTCCATAGCCCGCTGCTCCGTTTCCTTTCCAGGAACTTCAAATCGGAGGTCATGGTGCCAGTTAAAGCCAGCGGCAGCTCCCACTGTCGGGTGGGGCAGACTGGTGTCTGTCTCATTATGTGATCCCTGGGGCCTGTGTCTGTGTCACTACAATTTTCAGGTGAGGGAACTAGAGGGAGGAGGGCCAGGGCCGTGGGCTCAGGGGGAAATCGCAGTCACAGAGTCTCAGTGATGGGGTCCGAGGGATACCAGAGGCGACAGCAACCCCCCCACCCTGAACCCCCTTCCTCTGCAGGAGAGATAGCTGTTCacctcttctctgcctttccaAACCTGGAGTCTACGCTGCAGCGGGAAGAAGGGAGAGCGAGCCGAGCAAGGCCTGATCACGCGCAGCAGACAGCTGCCACCTGGGGCAGAGACCCCCACAGAAGGCCCAGGAGTGAGTCCCCAAGCGTGGAGGCCTCACCGAAGCTGTGGGCGGGTGGGGCGGCATCCGAGGCTTCCAGGTCTCCCTGGCCTGCCTGCTCCGTGCCCCCACCCCTACGTGCCGTGGCTCTGCACAGTGTCCGTAGATAGCTCTCACCCAGGTCTGTGTCGTTTGTCGTGAGAAGCTTAATGGGCTGGCCAAGCTGCGTCACCATCTCCGAGCAAAGCCATATGGAGCATCTACCCAGACTCCCCGCTCAGCACACACTGGATCTTGCCTCTCCAGCCTCCGTCCTCATAGCCAGAATGGGCTCGTTACTGGAGTGGCCTGCGCATCTGCATGAATGACAGGCAGCTTCGTGGTCTGCTTGTGAGCTCTCCAAGTACAAATCCTAACTCCGGGATTAGCTCCAAACCCGGCCAGCCCACGCCTAGCACTCTTCAGAtccacctccctccctgcccccgtcCAAAAGCAGGACCACACCCtccaagatgaaaaagaaagaaacccaaggCCAGGTACCATAAGGAATTATTATCCTGGCCGGATGccctctacacacacactcaATTAAGTAAAAATTGGAAGTTGACTGCTGTTTCAGCCAGtaattcaaatcctggttctacccccctttctctccctgaaaATCAGGCACATTGTTGTCCCTTCCCAGTTTTCTTGTCTCCTGCTCCCTCCAGCTTTGTGCTCTGTGTTGTGCtgaataaaatgaacatattttttctATGAGGCTTCCTTTGGTGCTTCTCTAAGTCAGAAGCAGCTCAGGGGCTTCTGGGCCTTCTGGAGCGGAAAACGCACGGAGAGCTTGAGGTCAGGTAGGACCTAGCGAGGGTAGGAGTGGTCGGGGGACACGCAGTGGGCCAGGCACCTAGTGACATGAGCTACGTGCATCAACTCATTTCCTTCTCAGAACAACCCCTTCGGGGAGGCGCCACCGGAACCCAGACAGCCCAGCCCGAGCAGCCATCCTCCTAATGCCTGTAATAGATGAACTTGGGTTTGAGGCCTAGCTCTGCCCTGCCTGCCACATCTGTGACCTTGGGGGAGTCACTCAACCttttgtgcctcggtttcctcacttGGGGACAACAGTGCCACCTACATCATGAGATAATGCAGATGATGTATCTAGCAtagagctcaataaataattactcTGATCAATAAAGACCAAGAAGTTCATGTAGATAAAATGCTAGCACAGTGTCCAGGCCACAGTTAGCATACAAACGTTCGTGCCATTTCCATATATtcagcacacacacaggcacacacacacacacacacacacacacatccatttaCAGCTTCTTTTTGAGATCTCTAGAGACACAGAGTCTGGTCTTAGTTCTGCCTCTAGGAGCTGTGTGATTTTGAACAGCTTGCTTCCCGTCTCTGgatttctacattttcttctgtaaACGAGAAACGGTATAGTTGTTCAGAGGTGAAAACGCCTCCTCTGGTCTCTCCAGGATAGAATCCATCAGTTCCTGGAGCAAAGGGGCCCCGTCTCCCTAAGTCTGGGTGATGAGTCGCTAGACTGAGCAGAGTGGGGCCAGCCTACTCTTCACCCACCACCAGGCCTCGGGCTTGGGCAGAGAAGCACCCAGGAACCCCAGATGGGAGACCGAAACAAATGAGAAATGTTTACTTCACAGAGAGGCAGACTATTTCCCCTCTTTGAAACTCCAGGCTCCTTTCTATAGATTTTTATTGGGCTTTTCACTTGTACATCATTTCTAGTTATGTTTCTGTGTTGGTCCAGGATTCAGCCTCAACGGAGAATGAAGGGCAAGGACACTGCCCAGCCAAGCGCCCTCCACTTGAGAGCTCCTGGTTACAATGATGTGGCCCGCCTCCACCATCTCCGTCCCTCAACGGTAGTTGCCCCATCAGCCCAGGCTCAGCCTGCAGCCCAGAGTAATCCTAACAACTGCACACCAGGGTGGTCCAGGCTGTGCTTTAGGCTGCATAAAATTCTCCTGCAGCTGGAAAGTATTCCAAGCCGGTCTGGCCCCCAGAAGCAAAGAGGGCAGATGAGCAGGGCCACAGGCTGGACGCTGGCGCATCACTTGCAGGTGGCGTAGTAGAGCGCGCGCCCACTGATGTGGTTCCGGATCTGCTCCACATGCTTCTCCAGCCCCGTCAGGTCCGCCGAGCGAAGCATGATGGCCTGGCTCCCCCGAAGCAGCTCCGACTCCACGTCTGAGGGCAGATGGAACagcagggggaggaagaggagctggTGAGACACCTGAAGTCTCCcaacccttccttctcctcccacccacctggATGCAGCATCTGCAGGAGAAATCACCTCCACCTTGAGGGAGTCTGGCCCCTAAGGCAGCTCTCTCCAGCCTCAGGCCTCTCCAGCCCCCGGCCTCTCCAGCCCCCATCCCACTCTTAGAAAAACATGGCAGGGGCCAGACCCAGGAAGCCCTTACCCCAAGGATCCTCTGCCTCTACTCTTCTCCTCTGCTCTAGGCAGAGTTGTCCCAGGCTGAGGAGGGAGGCCACTGGCACCAAGATTAGAAACCCACTATGTTGGACCCAGACAGCTGCCATCCCACCAATGATTCCTCAGGTGGGCCCCAGGGCAAAAGAGCTGGGTGGCCAGAATTCCTCCCCATTGTCTCTCCCCAAAAATGCCACTCCAGATAAATCTAGTCCTCCCGCTCCGGTCCATTCCGCATACCACCACCAGATTATGTGTGGAGGATATGAAGGACTCCAAAGTGATCTAGTCCAGCCTGTCCCCCCTGTCATCCTGGGCAGGAGCCCCCTGTACCACGTTCATGAGAGCTGGTACCCAGCCTCAGCCTGAACTTTCCAGGAATAGGGCCAGGGGGCACTGTCTCACAAGGCTCCAACTTCAGGCAGTTCTGCTTGTTAAAAAGTCTTCTCATTAAGCCAGAATCTGAGCACATCTTGCTGCCACCCAATTGTCCCAGGTCTGTCTCCTGGGGTGTAGGAATCTATTTTGTCGGTTTCCTACGTGGCAGTGCTTCACATGCCTGAGGCCCCATCTTCCCCAGATGAAACCACCCTAGTTCCTTCATCCACTCCTCATCTGATATAATCACCAGGCCTTCCCGACAACCCAACCCTGGCCACCATCCCTCTCAAGTGTGTGGGTTCGCCAATATCCCTTTTGAAGATGTAGTAGCCTCCATTGAACTCGATGTCACCTGGGAGATCAGCAGAGTGTAACAGGGTTATTAACGGACTGACATTCAGCCAGTGGGTACCCCCGTGGACCTATGGGTTAATAAAATACTGACATTTTTACAGTTGCTGTTCTGTTCCCTGA from Physeter macrocephalus isolate SW-GA unplaced genomic scaffold, ASM283717v5 random_662, whole genome shotgun sequence harbors:
- the LOC102993502 gene encoding calcium/calmodulin-dependent protein kinase type 1G codes for the protein PENLLYLTPEENSKIMITDFGLSKMEQNGVMSTACGTPGYVAPEVLAQKPYSKAVDCWSIGVITYILLCGYPPFYEDTESKLFEKIKEGYYEFESPFWDDISESAKDFICHLLEKDPNERYTCEKALRHPWINGNTALHRDIYPSVSLQIQKNFAKSKWRQAFNAAAVVHHMRKLHMNLHSPGVRPEVEHRPPTTQASEASRPSSPEITITEAPAPDQSVALPALTRLPCQHGPRPTAPGGRSLNCLIHGSLHISSSLVPMQRGALAVGPCGCCSSCLNVGTKGKSSFCSEPTLLKKANRKQNFKSEVMVPVKASGSSHCRVGQTGVCLIM